Part of the Caldisalinibacter kiritimatiensis genome is shown below.
GTAACTGCATCAACTTGCAATAATTTTATATTTTTTATTGGGAATATCATGATAAACATGGAAACTATAGCTAAGCATAATGTATAAATCGTGAGTATAATTCTATCTAGTATTTTCATCCTTAACACCCTTTCTAAATATTTAAATTAACCCTCTGATAAATCAGAGGGTTCTTTTTAATTATCTAACTCTATGGTGTGGCTCTTCAGGTTGCTCATCTTCTTCTTTTTCTATATTAACACCTTGTATATGAATGTTTACTTCAACAACATTTAAGCCTGTCATTGTTTCCACTGCATTCTTTACTCTTTCTTGAATTTCCCATGATACTTCTGGTATTTTAGCTCCATACTCAACAACTATGTATAGGTCTATAGCCGCTTCTTTTTCTCCTACTTCTACTTTAACTCCTTTTGATAAGTTTTTTCTTCC
Proteins encoded:
- a CDS encoding Asp23/Gls24 family envelope stress response protein, with protein sequence MAENVNIDEIQYGQIKIADEVVGIISGLAATEVKGVAGMSGGIAGGIAEMLGRKNLSKGVKVEVGEKEAAIDLYIVVEYGAKIPEVSWEIQERVKNAVETMTGLNVVEVNIHIQGVNIEKEEDEQPEEPHHRVR